CTGGTGTTCTGGGACAACCGCTCGCTGATCCACCTTGCCGCCGGCTGCCCCGCGCACCTGCGCCGCAAGCTGTATCGCACGACCATTCAGGGCGACGCGCCTTTCTGATTTGCCGGAGATCGACCATGAACGCCTCTTTGCCAGGCCACGCGGCCAGCAACCCGATCGCCCGCAGCGAAGCGTTGCTGGCCGTCGATCACGTCAGCCTCGAATACCGCACGCCGCAACGCGTAGTGCGCGCCACACATCAGATCAGTTTTGAAATCGATCCCGCCGATCGTTACGTCCTGCTTGGCCCGTCCGGTTGCGGTAAGTCGACCCTGCTGAAAGCGGTCGCCGGTTTTATCAAACCGTGTGAAGGCGAGATCCGCCTGCAAGGCCAGCGCATCGATGCGCCGGGGCCGGACCGCATTGTGGTGTTCCAAGAATTCGATCAGCTGCCGCCGTGGAAAACCGTGAAGCAGAACGTGATGTTTCCGCTGCTGGCCTCGCGCACCTTGAACAAGAAAGACGCCGAACAACGCGCGCTGCACTATCTGGAAAAGGTCGGACTGGCGGCGTTTGCCGATGCCTATACGCACACCCTGTCTGGCGGCATGAAGGCGCGGGTAGCGATTGCCCGGGCGTTGGCGATGCAGCCGAAAATCCTGCTGATGGACGAGCCGTTCGCCGCACTCGATGCGCTGACCCGACGCAAGATGCAGGAAGAATTGCTGCTGCTCTGGGAAGAGGTGCGCTTCACCTTGCTGTTCGTCACACATTCGATTGAAGAAGCCCTCGTGGTTGGCAATCGCATCCTGTTGCTGTCGCCGCATCCGGGCCGGGTGCGCGCCGAAGTGCACAGCCATCAGTACGATCTGCACAGCCTTGGTGGTGTGGCGTTTCAGGAATCGGCACGGCGCATTCATCGTCTGTTGTTCGATGAAGGCCCGTCGCCGGAAGCCCAACGTGATCATGACTTCAACGATATTCGCATCGCCTATTGAACGGCCGAGAGGACTACCCGATGAGCCATTCATCATCTGTGCGTGAAGAATTCGAAATCGTGCTTGAGCCGCTGACCGAAGTGCCGGTCGAGCGCGAGCTATCGCTCGGCACGCGGCTGTGGCAACAGGGCTGGCTGCGCAAAAGCCTGATCCTGATTGTGCTCGCGATCATTTGGGAAGTGGTTGCGCGGATCCAGAACAATGACCTGATGCTGCCGAGTTTTCTGCAAACCAGCCATGCGCTGTTCGATGGCCTGCTGAGCGGCGAGTTGTTGGCCAAGGTGTGGATATCGCTGGTGGTGCTGATCAAGGGGTATCTGATCGGCATCGTCCTCGCGTTTGCCCTGACGACGCTGGCGGTGTCGACGCAGTTGGGGCGTGATTTGCTAAGCACGATGACTTCGATGTTCAACCCTTTGCCGGCGATCGCCCTGCTGCCGCTGGCACTGTTGTGGTTTGGCCTGGGCCAGAACAGCCTTATTTTCGTGCTGGTGCATTCGGTGCTGTGGGCATTGGCGTTGAACACCTATGCCGGGTTTCTCGGCGTCTCGGAAACCCTGCGCATGGCCGGGCGCAACTATGGGCTCAAGGGCTTGCGATTGGTGCTGTTCATTCTGATCCCGGCGGCGCTGCCGTCGATTCTCGCGGGTTTGAAGATTGGCTGGGCGTTTGCCTGGCGCACGCTGATCGCTGCCGAATTGGTCTTTGGTGCGACCAGCGGCAAGGGTGGATTGGGTTGGTACATCTTTCAGAATCGCAACGAGTTGTATACCGACAAGGTTTTTGCCGGGTTGGCGGTGGTGATTCTGATTGGTCTGCTGGTGGAAAATCTGGTGTTTGACACCCTTGAACGTGTGACGGTGAAGCGGTGGGGTATGCAGCGCTGACCTGAAAAAGATCGCAGCCTTCGGCAGCTCCTACAGGAAGTTGCATTCCAATGTAGGAGCTGCCGAAGGCTGCGATCTTTTGATCTGCTAGCATGCGCCTGGATCAATCCAGATCAGCAAAGAGTGCTCGCAATGCAACTCCCCGACATGAATCTTCTGGTGGCCCTCGATGCCTTGCTCGATGAGGGCAGTGTGGTCGGCGCGGCGCGGCGGATGAACCTCAGCCCGGCGGCCATGAGCCGAACGCTGACGCGGATTCGCGAAGCCATCGGCGATCCGATCCTGGTCCGGGCCGGTCGCGGTCTGGTACCGACCCCCAAAGCCCTTGAATTGCGCGAACAGGTGCGGGACTTGGTCGAGCAGGCGGCGCTGCTGTTTCGCTCAGCCGACACCGTTGAGCTGGGCTCGTTGCGACGACGTTTCAGCATCCGCGCCAATGATTTTTTCGTCGGCGTCTACGGCGGAAAACTGTTCGATACGCTCGACCAACTCGCCCCGCATTGCGAACTGCGTTTTGTCCCGGAAGGCGACGGTGACGACGAGGCGCTGCGTGAAGGGCGCATCGACTTGAGCGTCAGTAACACCCGGCCGGTCACACCGGAAGTGAAGGTTCAGAATCTCTTCGCTACGCACTTCGTTGGGCTGGTGCGGGAAGACCACCCGCTGCTCGACGGCGAGATCACGGCCGAGCGTTACGCCGGGTTTTCTCACATCAGCATGTCACGCCGTGGCATCGCTCGCGGTCCCATCGATACCGCATTGAATGCGCTGGGCCTGGAGCGCCGGGTGGCGGTGATTGCCCCGAGTTTTCACGCCGCGATGTTCGCCCTGCCGGACTCCGACCTGATCCTGCCGGTGCCCAAGGAAGCGCTGCTGAGTGTGCGACGGTTGGGCCTGAAGCTGCGCTCATTCGACCTGCCGATTCCGCTGCCCACGCTGATGTTGACTCAGGCCTGGCATCCGCGCTTCGACAAGGATCCGGCGCATCGCTGGCTGCGCGAAACGCTCAAGAGCTGTTGCGATGAAACGTGGCTGGCGGCGCAGCCTTGAAAAATCAAAAGATCGCAGCCTTCGGCAGCTCCTGCACTGGAATGCATTTCCCCTGTAGGAGCTGCCGAAGGCTGCGATCCTCTGTTTCCCATAGTTGTGTCTGACGCACTTATAACCTGTCAATAAGTCAATTTTCGTCAGCATCCAGTCTCACTAAAATGCTCCGGTATTTCTCACCCCCGGAGTTTCCCATGACATCCCTGACGGTCACGGCGCCCCTTGCCGCGATCAACCCGGCGACGGCGTCCACGCCACCGGTGTTCGGGGCGCGGATCATCATTGGTCTGGTCGGCGTGCTGTTGGCCGTGCTGGTCTCGGGCCTCAACGAGATGGTCACCAAAGTCGCGCTCGCCGACATTCGCGGCGCACTGCACATCGGTTACGACGAAGGCACCTGGCTCGTCGCCAGTTATACCGCGACGTCGGTCGCGGCCATGGCCTTCGCGCCGTGGTGCTCGGTGACCTTCTCCTTGCGTCGCTTCACTTTGAGTGCGATCAGCGTGTTCACTCTACTCGGCGTGTTGTGCCCGTTCGCCCCGAACTACGAAAGCCTGTTGCTGATGCGCACCCTGCAAGGCCTGGCCGGCGGTGCGTTGCCACCGATGCTGATGACGGTTGCGCTGCGGTTCTTGCCGGCAAACATCAAGCTTTACGGTCTTGCCGGTTATGCGCTGACCGCAACGTTCGGCCCTGGCCTCGGCACACCCCTGGCCGGTCTGTGGACCGAATACGTCGGCTGGCAATGGACGTTCTGGCAAATCATCGTGCCGTGCCTGATCGCCATGGCTGCCGTGGCGTATGGCTTGCCGCAGGATCCGCTGCGACTGGAGCGGCTCAAGTCGTTCAACTGGAAAGGCCTGCTGCTGGGCTTCCCGGCGATCTGCATGCTGGTGATCGGTCTGTTGCAGGGCAATCGGCTGGACTGGTTCGAATCGCGGCTGATCTGCGGATTGCTCGGCGCCGGTTCGCTGTTGCTGGTGGCGTTTCTGATTAACGAGTGGTCGCAGCCAATTCCGTTTTTCAAATTGCAGATGCTCGGCATCCGCAACCTGTTGTTCGCGTTGATCACTCTGGCTGGCGTGCTGATTGTGCTGCTGGCGGTGGTGCTGATTCCGTCGAGCTATCTGGCGCAAGTGCAGGGTTATCGCCCGGCGCAAACCGCGCCGATCATGCTCATCGCCGCGTTGCCGCAGTTGCTTGCGCTGCCGTTGGTGGCGGCGCTGTGCAACTTGCGTTGGGTCGATTGCCGCTGGGTGCTTGGCATCGGCCTGGGCATGTTGGCGCTGTCGTGTCTCGGTGGATCGCACCTGACATCGGCGTGGATTCGCGACGATTTCTACGTGTTGCAGTGGTTGCAGATTTTCGGCCAGCCAATGGCGGTGTTGCCATTGCTGATGTTGTCGACCGGCAGTATCACGCCGATGGAAGGGCCATTCGCTTCGGCGTGGTTCAACACCGTCAAGGGCCTGTCCGCGGTGGTCGCCACCGGAGTGATTGAAGCGCTGACCACTTCGCGCCTGCATTTCCATTCGACGATGTTGGTCGACGCGCTGGGTAATTCGCCGCTGGCCGATCACGGCGATCCGGGCCTCGCCCATCGCTTGCACGAGCAGGCGGTGGTGCTGACTTCTGCCGATCTCTATGTGTGCATGGCCGGCGTCGCGGTGGCGTTGATCCTGCTGATTTTCTGGCTGCCGACGCGGATCTATCCGCCGCGCGCACCGACCTGATAGCTGTATGAAACAGAAGGCTTTTATGACGACTCAAGCAAAGCAAAAACTCGCGGTGGCCGTGGCGGCCGCGCTGGCCGTTGGCGTGCTGGTGTATCTGGCGATGCCCGGACTATTCGGCAAACGCACCGAGCAAACCACCAACGATGCCTTCGTCTCGGCCGATTACACGCTCGTTGTGCCGCGCGTGGCCGGGTTCATCAAGCAAGTGCTGGTGGAAGACAATCAGCAGGTCAAAGCGGGGCAGTTGCTGGCGCTGATCGATGATCGCGATTTGCGCGCCGCGGCCGAGGCGGCGGATGCGCAAACGCTGGTCGCGCGGGCGCAATTGCAGAATGCCAACGCGACTCTGGAACGTCAGGCTTCGCTGATTGCTCAGGCGCAGGCGTCGGTGGTGTCAGCCAAAGCTGAAATGGCCTTCGCTCAGCAGGAATTGAATCGCTACAACCACTTGGCAGGCGTCGGCGCCGGCACTGTGCAGAACGCCCAGCAGGCGCGAACCCGCATCGACCAGGCTTCGGCGCGTCTCGACACCGCGACGGCGAAACTGGCGGCCGAACGCAAGCAAGTCGAAATTCTCACGGCCCAGCGCAACGCCGCCGAAGGCAATCTCAAACACGCGCAGGCGGCGCTGGAAATCGCCAGTTTCAACCTGTCTTACACGCGCATCACCGCGCCGCAGGACGGCATGATCGGCGAGCGTGCGGTGCGCGTCGGCGCCTACGTCACGCCGGGTAGCAAACTGTTGGCGGTGGTGCCGTTGCAGCAGGCTTATGTGGTCGCCAACTTTCAGGAAACCCAGTTGACCGACGTGCAGCCTGGGCAGGATGTGCAAGTGCGGGTCGACAGCCTCGGCGGCGAAGCCTTGAGCGGCCGCGTTGAAAGCATCGCACCGGCGACCGGCGTGACGTTCGCAGCGGTCAAACCCGATAACGCGACGGGCAACTTCACCAAAGTGGTGCAGCGGATTCCGGTGAAGATCGTGCTCCAGCCTGGCCAGCCACTGGCTGAGCGCTTGCGGGTGGGGATGTCGGTGGAGGCGAGTATTGATACCGCGAGTTCGGCAGCGCCCGGCCGCGAGGTGACGCAGCGATGATCGGTGTTGAATCGTCTGGCCTCATCGCTGGCAAGCCAGCTCCCACAGGGGGCATTGGCAGGCTGAACCGTTTTGCACAACCTGCACCATCCTTGTGGGAGCTGGCTTGCCAGCGATGGGGGCATTGGCAGCAACTCACCCTGAGTGCCTTGCTTGCAGTCAGCCTCAGCGCTTGTACCGTCGGCCCAGACTTCCAGAAACCCGGAGCCA
This window of the Pseudomonas fluorescens genome carries:
- a CDS encoding LysR family transcriptional regulator yields the protein MQLPDMNLLVALDALLDEGSVVGAARRMNLSPAAMSRTLTRIREAIGDPILVRAGRGLVPTPKALELREQVRDLVEQAALLFRSADTVELGSLRRRFSIRANDFFVGVYGGKLFDTLDQLAPHCELRFVPEGDGDDEALREGRIDLSVSNTRPVTPEVKVQNLFATHFVGLVREDHPLLDGEITAERYAGFSHISMSRRGIARGPIDTALNALGLERRVAVIAPSFHAAMFALPDSDLILPVPKEALLSVRRLGLKLRSFDLPIPLPTLMLTQAWHPRFDKDPAHRWLRETLKSCCDETWLAAQP
- a CDS encoding ABC transporter permease; this encodes MSHSSSVREEFEIVLEPLTEVPVERELSLGTRLWQQGWLRKSLILIVLAIIWEVVARIQNNDLMLPSFLQTSHALFDGLLSGELLAKVWISLVVLIKGYLIGIVLAFALTTLAVSTQLGRDLLSTMTSMFNPLPAIALLPLALLWFGLGQNSLIFVLVHSVLWALALNTYAGFLGVSETLRMAGRNYGLKGLRLVLFILIPAALPSILAGLKIGWAFAWRTLIAAELVFGATSGKGGLGWYIFQNRNELYTDKVFAGLAVVILIGLLVENLVFDTLERVTVKRWGMQR
- a CDS encoding MFS transporter; translated protein: MTSLTVTAPLAAINPATASTPPVFGARIIIGLVGVLLAVLVSGLNEMVTKVALADIRGALHIGYDEGTWLVASYTATSVAAMAFAPWCSVTFSLRRFTLSAISVFTLLGVLCPFAPNYESLLLMRTLQGLAGGALPPMLMTVALRFLPANIKLYGLAGYALTATFGPGLGTPLAGLWTEYVGWQWTFWQIIVPCLIAMAAVAYGLPQDPLRLERLKSFNWKGLLLGFPAICMLVIGLLQGNRLDWFESRLICGLLGAGSLLLVAFLINEWSQPIPFFKLQMLGIRNLLFALITLAGVLIVLLAVVLIPSSYLAQVQGYRPAQTAPIMLIAALPQLLALPLVAALCNLRWVDCRWVLGIGLGMLALSCLGGSHLTSAWIRDDFYVLQWLQIFGQPMAVLPLLMLSTGSITPMEGPFASAWFNTVKGLSAVVATGVIEALTTSRLHFHSTMLVDALGNSPLADHGDPGLAHRLHEQAVVLTSADLYVCMAGVAVALILLIFWLPTRIYPPRAPT
- a CDS encoding HlyD family secretion protein, yielding MTTQAKQKLAVAVAAALAVGVLVYLAMPGLFGKRTEQTTNDAFVSADYTLVVPRVAGFIKQVLVEDNQQVKAGQLLALIDDRDLRAAAEAADAQTLVARAQLQNANATLERQASLIAQAQASVVSAKAEMAFAQQELNRYNHLAGVGAGTVQNAQQARTRIDQASARLDTATAKLAAERKQVEILTAQRNAAEGNLKHAQAALEIASFNLSYTRITAPQDGMIGERAVRVGAYVTPGSKLLAVVPLQQAYVVANFQETQLTDVQPGQDVQVRVDSLGGEALSGRVESIAPATGVTFAAVKPDNATGNFTKVVQRIPVKIVLQPGQPLAERLRVGMSVEASIDTASSAAPGREVTQR
- a CDS encoding ABC transporter ATP-binding protein; this translates as MNASLPGHAASNPIARSEALLAVDHVSLEYRTPQRVVRATHQISFEIDPADRYVLLGPSGCGKSTLLKAVAGFIKPCEGEIRLQGQRIDAPGPDRIVVFQEFDQLPPWKTVKQNVMFPLLASRTLNKKDAEQRALHYLEKVGLAAFADAYTHTLSGGMKARVAIARALAMQPKILLMDEPFAALDALTRRKMQEELLLLWEEVRFTLLFVTHSIEEALVVGNRILLLSPHPGRVRAEVHSHQYDLHSLGGVAFQESARRIHRLLFDEGPSPEAQRDHDFNDIRIAY